GGTCACCGAGCGCCCGGACGGCGTGACGGTCGTCAACGACGCCTACAACGCGAACCCCGAGTCCATGCGGGCCGCTCTGCGCGCGCTCGCGGCCATGGGCAAGGGGCGGCGGACCTGGGCGGTGCTCGGCAAGATGGCCGAGCTCGGGGACGAATCGCTCGCCGAGCACGACGCGGTCGGACGGCTCGCCGTCCGGCTCAATGTCGGCAAGCTCGTCGCGGTCGGGGGCAGGGAAGCGTCCTGGCTGCAACTGGGCGCATATAACGAGGGTTCGTGGGGTGAGGAGTCGGTGCACGTGTCCGACGCACAGGCGGCGATCGACCTGTTGCGCAGTCAGTTGCGCCCGGGAGACGTCGTACTCGTGAAGGCGTCCCGGTCGGTCGGGCTCGAGAGCGTGGCGCAGGCGCTGCTCGACAGCGGCAACGAGGGTGAGGTTGCCGCGCGATGATGAATCAGATCCTGTTCGCAGGAGTCATCGGTCTCTTCCTGACCCTGGTCGGCACCCCGCTGCTGATCAAGCTGCTGGCCCGCAAGGGCTACGGCCAGTACATCCGTGACGACGGCCCCCGCGAGCACGCCAGCAAGCGTGGTACGCCGACCATGGGTGGTATCGCCTTCATCCTGGCGACGATCGTCGCGTACTTCCTGGCCAAGGTGATCTCGGGCCAGCCGCCGACCTTCTCCGGTCTGCTGGTGCTCGGCCTGATGGCGGGCATGGGCCTCGTCGGCTTCCTCGACGACTACATCAAGATCGTCAAGCGCCGTTCGCTCGGTCTGCGGGCCAAGGCGAAGATGGCCGGCCAGCTGATCGTCGGTATCGCCTTCGCGGTCCTCGCGCTGCAGTTCCCCGACGCCCGCGACCAGACGCCGGCCTCCACCAAGATCTCCTTCGTCCAGGACTTCGGCTGGTCGATCGGCCCCGTGCTGTTCGTCATCTGGGCCCTGTTCATGATCCTCGCCATGTCGAACGGCGTGAACCTGACCGACGGTCTGGACGGCCTCGCCACCGGTGCCTCCGTGCTCGTCTTCGGCGCGTACACCTTCATCGGCGTCTGGCAGTTCCAGGAGTCCTGCGCCAACACGCAGACCCTGACCAACCCGTCCGCCTGTTACGAGGTACGGGATCCGCTCGACCTGGCGATCGTGGCCTCCGCGCTGATGGGCGCCTGCCTCGGCTTCCTGTGGTGGAACACCTCGCCGGCCAAGATCTTCATGGGCGACACCGGTTCGCTGGCCCTCGGCGGCGCGCTCGCGGGTCTCGCGATCTGCTCCCGCACCGAGCTGCTCCTCGCGCTCCTCGGCGGTCTGTTCGTCCTCATCACCATGTCGGTCGTCATCCAGGTCGGCTCGTTCCGCCTCACCGGCAAGCGCGTCTTCCGGATGGCACCGCTCCAGCACCACTTCGAGCTCAAGGGCTGGTCCGAGGTCCTGGTCGTGGTCCGCTTCTGGATCATCCAGGGCATCTGTGTGATCGTCGGACTGGGCCTCTTCTACGCGGGATGGGCAGCGGACAAGTGACCGACTGGCAGGGTAAGCACGTCACCGTCGCCGGGCTGGGCGTCTCCGGCATCCCGGCGGCCAAGGTCCTGCACGGCCTCGGCGCGGCCGTCACGGTCGTCAACGACGGCGACGACGACCGTGCCCGCGCGCAGGCCGCCGACCTGGAGGCACTCGGCATCACCGTGCGCCTCGGCGACGGCGCGACCCTGCCGGAGGGCACCGAACTCGTCGTCACCACCCCGGGCTGGAAGCCGGACAAGCCGCTGTTCGCGGCCGCCCGCGCGGCCGGTCTGGAGATCTGGGGCGACGTCGAACTCGCCTGGCGGCTGCGGGGCCCCGACGCCGCACCCTGGCTGGCCGTCACGGGCACCAACGGCAAGACCACGACGGTCCAGATGCTCGCCTCGATCCTGACGGCCGCGGGGCTGCGCACGGCCGCCGTCGGCAACATCGGGGTCTCGCTGCTGGACGTCGTCCTGGGCGACGAGCCCTACGACGTCCTCGCCGTCGAGCTGTCCAGCTACCAGCTCCACTGGGCGCCCTCCCTGCGCGCCCACTCCGCCGCCGTCCTCAACCTCGCCCCCGACCACCTCGACTGGCACGGCTCCATGGAGGCGTACGCCGCGGACAAGGGCCGCGTCTACGAGGGCAATCGGGTCGCCTGCGTCTACAACGTGGCTGACAAGGCCACCGAGGACCTGGTGCGCGAGGCGGACGTCGAGGAGGGCTGCCGGGCCGTCGGGTTCACGCTCGGTACCCCGGGGCCGTCCCAACTGGGCGTCGTGGACGGCATCCTGGTCGACCGCGCCTTCGTCGAGAACCGGCAGAAGAACGCCCAGGAACTCGCCGAGGTCGCGGACGTGCGCCCGCCGGCCCCGCACAACATCGCCAACGCCCTCGCGGCGGCCGCCCTCGCCCGCGCCTACGGGGTGCCCGCCGCGGCCGTACGGGACGGGCTGCGGGCCTTCACCCCGGACGCGCACCGCATCGCGCACGTGGCCGATGTGGACGGCGTCGCGTACATCGACGACTCCAAGGCCACCAACACGCATGCCGCGCAGGCCTCGTTGGCGGCGTACGAGTCCATCGTGTGGATCGCGGGCGGCCTCGCCAAGGGGGCCACCTTCGACGAACTCGTCGCCGGTGCGGCAGGGCGGCTGCGGGGGGTCGTGCTGATCGGCGCGGACCGCGCGCTGATCCGGGAAGCGCTGGCGCGACACGCGCCCGAAGTGCCGGTCGTCGACCTCGACCGGACCGACACTGGGGCGATGCTCGCCGCCGTCCGCGAGGCGCGGACACTGGCACGGACGGGCGACACGGTGCTGCTGGCGCCGGCCTGTGCGTCGATGGACATGTTCGTCAACTACAACAGGCGTGGGGACGCGTTCGCGGAGGCTGTGCGCGAACTCTCCTCCACGGACGGCTGACCCGGCCAGGCTTCGCCTGGCGGCGCCGGGTGAAACTGGGAGGGACGCGTGACACGGAACTGGTCGGTCGGCGGCGAGGGCGCCCCCGATGCCGAGTAGCCGTACGAGCCGTGCGCCCCTCCAGCGCGTCACCCGACGGCCACCCGTCTCCCGGCCGCCGCGCGAGAACCCCCTGCGCAGGCTCCACACACGGGCGCGCAAGGCCTGGGACCGGCCGCTGACCGCCTACTACCTGATCCTCGGCGGCAGCCTGCTGATCACCGTACTGGGTCTGGTGATGGTCTACTCGGCCTCGCAGATCACCGCTCTGCAGAAGTCGCTGCCCGGGACCTTCTTCTTCCGCAAGCAGTTCCTCGCGGCCACGATCGGCACCGTGCTGCTGCTCGTGGCCTCGCGGATGCCGGTCAAGCTGCACCGCGCGCTGGCGTACCCGATCCTGGCCGGCTGCGTGTTCCTGATGGCCCTGGTTCAAGTGCCCGGGATAGGGCAGTCGATCAACGGCAACCAGAACTGGATCGCCGTCGGCGGCTCCTTCCAGATCCAGCCCAGCGAGTTCGGCAAGCTGGCGCTCGTGCTGTGGGGCGCCGACCTGCTGGCGCGCAAGGAGGACAAGCGGCTGCTGACGCAGTGGAAGCACATGCTGGTGCCGCTCGTTCCGGTGGCGTTCCTGCTGCTCGGGCTGATCATGCTCGGCGGTGACATGGGCACCGCGATCATTCTCACGGCGATCCTGTTCGGCCTGCTGTGGCTGGCCGGG
The DNA window shown above is from Streptomyces akebiae and carries:
- the murD gene encoding UDP-N-acetylmuramoyl-L-alanine--D-glutamate ligase, which encodes MGSGQVTDWQGKHVTVAGLGVSGIPAAKVLHGLGAAVTVVNDGDDDRARAQAADLEALGITVRLGDGATLPEGTELVVTTPGWKPDKPLFAAARAAGLEIWGDVELAWRLRGPDAAPWLAVTGTNGKTTTVQMLASILTAAGLRTAAVGNIGVSLLDVVLGDEPYDVLAVELSSYQLHWAPSLRAHSAAVLNLAPDHLDWHGSMEAYAADKGRVYEGNRVACVYNVADKATEDLVREADVEEGCRAVGFTLGTPGPSQLGVVDGILVDRAFVENRQKNAQELAEVADVRPPAPHNIANALAAAALARAYGVPAAAVRDGLRAFTPDAHRIAHVADVDGVAYIDDSKATNTHAAQASLAAYESIVWIAGGLAKGATFDELVAGAAGRLRGVVLIGADRALIREALARHAPEVPVVDLDRTDTGAMLAAVREARTLARTGDTVLLAPACASMDMFVNYNRRGDAFAEAVRELSSTDG
- the mraY gene encoding phospho-N-acetylmuramoyl-pentapeptide-transferase, with the translated sequence MMNQILFAGVIGLFLTLVGTPLLIKLLARKGYGQYIRDDGPREHASKRGTPTMGGIAFILATIVAYFLAKVISGQPPTFSGLLVLGLMAGMGLVGFLDDYIKIVKRRSLGLRAKAKMAGQLIVGIAFAVLALQFPDARDQTPASTKISFVQDFGWSIGPVLFVIWALFMILAMSNGVNLTDGLDGLATGASVLVFGAYTFIGVWQFQESCANTQTLTNPSACYEVRDPLDLAIVASALMGACLGFLWWNTSPAKIFMGDTGSLALGGALAGLAICSRTELLLALLGGLFVLITMSVVIQVGSFRLTGKRVFRMAPLQHHFELKGWSEVLVVVRFWIIQGICVIVGLGLFYAGWAADK